CTTACGCGGATGCGCCTGGCAACGTCCTCGTCCACGTTGATCGGCCATTGAGAGATAGCGCCCGCGGTCACGGGGAGAGGGTTCAGAAGCTCGCCCTCCGCGGCCTCGTTGGCCCAGAAGTTGACCACGATGTAGTTGAAGGAGGGCTCCATCGCGTAGGCGTAGCCGGAGGTCCCAACTACCTCGCGGTCGGCGGTGCCTTTTCCGCCGTAGCACTCCACCCACATGGACTCCCAGTCGGCCCACGATGGATCGGCGGAGCGCGTGGCCTGTATCAGGACCTGCCCAGGGCGTAGGGCGTAGTAGTTCGTGCCCGGCCCGAAGACGAGGTTGTGGCGCCGGTACTCCATGCCCGAGCGCCATGTCCAGAGTCTGCCGGCGCTGGTGAGCGGCACGTCGCTGAAGCTGAATGTGCCGTCGGGTGCGGTGGTCGCCATGGTGTAGCCGGTGTAGCTCCCCGTGGCGCCGCGGTAGCTCAGCTCGATATCGGTGCCGCCCACCGGGGAACCGGCGTAGTCGAGCACGATGCCAGCCACCGTACATGTGCCGCTTGCGACGGCGCGCTGGGGGATGCGGGGGGCAATGTCGCCGGCGCCGCTCGCGTCATTCGTCCGCATCGACGCCGGAGTTTGGCTGTTGCGCCCGAGGGAGCCGCTGCCGGCGGCAGCGCTTTCAGCGGGCGCCGCGCTCTTCTCGATGGTGATGTCGTATGGGCTGGCCCCGGCAGGGCTCGCGACGATGAGCACGGCGACAGCAGCGAGTAGCAGCATTCTAAGCGGTCCCATTCTGGCTCTGGCCTCCTTGGGAGTCATCCCTGCGGCCGCGGCGGCAGGCTGAAGCATCGCATTCGCGCAGTATAGGACCAGTGCCGCTGGCGACTCAAGGCCTACTCGTTCGCGTCTGCTACAATCAGTCCTTGGTTCACACGCGTTTCGCATGGCATCGCGACTCGTGCGGGCCGACCCCCAAGACCCTTGGATGGAGCCTCCTCTGCGCTTCCTGCCTGAAGATATTCGTGCCTTGGCCGCGGCCGACGACGTCACCGGCCTGACGCGCGCGCTTCGTTTCGCGCGGCGGCGGGACGCGATCCGCGCGGCGCACTTCGCCCTCGTGTCTCTGGGTGAGAAAGCCGTGGAGCCTCTCGTCGCCTTCATGCGGGACGATCTCACCGAGCGCGGACAGCGTGCCTGGTGGACGCTGATGCGGATCGGCCGGCCGGCGCAGGATCCGGTCATCGAGTGCCTTGTCTCCAGCCCCATTCCTGCCGCGCGGGCCGCTGCCACCTTGGTCCTGGGGCATGTCGGGGCGCGCTCCGCCGATCGCCATCTGGTGCGCGCGCTGGACGACTCTGACGACGGCGTCAAGCTGGCCGCCACGCTGATGCTCGGGTCGCGTCTCTGCTCGGAGGCAGTGCCGGGTCTGTTGCGCATTCTGACTCGGGGGCAGTTCGATGACCCATACGCGCCTCATCCCGACCAGCTCTCGCTGTCTCTGCCCGGTGTCGAGGCGTACGGGGAGGTCCTGCAGCCCGAGGACAGTGGGTACGGCGACGCTGCTTCGCAGCGCAGCACTGCGTCTCTCGAGTCCCTGGTCGTGCCCTACGAGCGTGGTCTCGCCGACGATGCCGAGGCGTATCTCGAGGTCATGAGCGATGCCGGCGCCGCCGAGGGCTTCTCCAGAGATAGATCGAGAGACAAGGTCGTCCCGGTGTGGGTGAGCGCGCCATGGAACCACTGGAACACGGATGGTCTGCGTCAGGCGGCGGCGCTTTCGCTCGGCCGTATCGGCGACTCGAGGGCTGTCGAGAGTCTCGCCCGCTGCGCCGACGACGAAAACGAGCCGCTCATGCTGCGCGCGTACGCGATCGACGCGCTCGGCGTCATCGGCGACAATCGGGGCTTCGACGTCGTGTACGATGCTCTTCGCGAAGAGGAACTCGAAGACGAAGCCTTGTACGCCCTGGGCAGATTCGCCGATATGCGGGCGCTCGTGCCGCTGGCGCGGGCGGCCTTGTCCGACGACAGCATCAATCGCATCTGTGCGATCGGCGCATTGTCCAGCTTGGGAGATCGCGCCGCGCTGCCCTATCTGCACCGTCTGACCCTGGACCCCGACACGTTCATCGTTCGGCAGGCGCTGCGAGGGCTGGGCAGGCTGGGTTCGCAGGCGGCTCTCGAGACGGTCGCGGCCCAGCTCACGCACGTCGACCCGCAAGTGCGCCAGGAGGCCGCCGCCGCTCTGCACTGGGCGCACCGGCAACGCGCTGCGCAGAAGTCCGGGTCGATCTGGGATCCGTAAGGTCTCGAGACGGGCTGGGGCGACCCTACAGCCGCGCCCGGAACTTCCTGACTT
The Armatimonadota bacterium genome window above contains:
- a CDS encoding HEAT repeat domain-containing protein; amino-acid sequence: MEPPLRFLPEDIRALAAADDVTGLTRALRFARRRDAIRAAHFALVSLGEKAVEPLVAFMRDDLTERGQRAWWTLMRIGRPAQDPVIECLVSSPIPAARAAATLVLGHVGARSADRHLVRALDDSDDGVKLAATLMLGSRLCSEAVPGLLRILTRGQFDDPYAPHPDQLSLSLPGVEAYGEVLQPEDSGYGDAASQRSTASLESLVVPYERGLADDAEAYLEVMSDAGAAEGFSRDRSRDKVVPVWVSAPWNHWNTDGLRQAAALSLGRIGDSRAVESLARCADDENEPLMLRAYAIDALGVIGDNRGFDVVYDALREEELEDEALYALGRFADMRALVPLARAALSDDSINRICAIGALSSLGDRAALPYLHRLTLDPDTFIVRQALRGLGRLGSQAALETVAAQLTHVDPQVRQEAAAALHWAHRQRAAQKSGSIWDP
- a CDS encoding carboxypeptidase-like regulatory domain-containing protein: MGPLRMLLLAAVAVLIVASPAGASPYDITIEKSAAPAESAAAGSGSLGRNSQTPASMRTNDASGAGDIAPRIPQRAVASGTCTVAGIVLDYAGSPVGGTDIELSYRGATGSYTGYTMATTAPDGTFSFSDVPLTSAGRLWTWRSGMEYRRHNLVFGPGTNYYALRPGQVLIQATRSADPSWADWESMWVECYGGKGTADREVVGTSGYAYAMEPSFNYIVVNFWANEAAEGELLNPLPVTAGAISQWPINVDEDVARRIRV